One genomic segment of candidate division KSB1 bacterium includes these proteins:
- the mraY gene encoding phospho-N-acetylmuramoyl-pentapeptide-transferase, which produces MFYYLLYPLSKHVSGFNLFQYISVRAAFAAITALLISFLVGPRLIHALRVRLIGQEVRKDGPQTHLKKQGTPTMGGFIILAAVLLPTLLWARATIYVGLVVLATVWMGIVGFIDDYLKVVKKLPKGLYGRYKIVGQVSLGFVLGTIIYFAPQFDGIATLTTVPFFKNFEFDLGLNLAYPLSFIPYVLVVIFIITATSNSVNLTDGLDGLAAGLVAISAAAWALISYVSGRTDFSDYLNILFLPGAGELTVFCAALFGATLGFLWYNTHPAQVFMGDTGSLALGSALGALAVLVKKELLLPIIGGMFVAESLSVILQVWYFRRTGGKRIFRMAPLHHHFELKGWSEPQVVVRFWIIGILLALLTLATFKVR; this is translated from the coding sequence ATGTTCTACTATCTGCTCTATCCGTTGAGCAAACATGTTTCCGGTTTCAATCTGTTCCAATACATCTCGGTGCGGGCGGCGTTTGCCGCAATCACCGCACTGTTGATCAGTTTTCTGGTGGGGCCGCGCTTGATTCATGCGCTGCGGGTGCGGCTGATCGGCCAGGAAGTGCGCAAGGACGGCCCGCAGACCCATTTGAAAAAACAGGGCACGCCCACCATGGGCGGCTTCATCATCCTGGCGGCGGTGCTGCTGCCCACGTTGTTGTGGGCGCGCGCCACCATCTATGTCGGCCTGGTCGTGCTCGCCACCGTGTGGATGGGCATCGTCGGCTTCATTGACGACTATTTAAAAGTCGTGAAGAAGCTGCCCAAAGGGCTTTACGGCCGCTACAAGATCGTGGGACAGGTGTCGCTGGGATTCGTGCTCGGCACGATCATCTACTTCGCGCCGCAATTCGACGGCATTGCCACGCTCACCACCGTGCCGTTTTTCAAAAATTTCGAATTCGACCTGGGCCTGAACCTGGCGTATCCCCTGAGTTTCATCCCCTACGTGCTGGTGGTGATCTTCATCATTACCGCCACCAGTAATTCGGTGAATCTCACCGACGGTCTCGACGGTCTGGCCGCCGGCCTGGTGGCGATCTCCGCCGCGGCCTGGGCGCTGATCAGCTATGTTTCCGGCCGCACGGATTTCAGCGATTATCTCAACATTCTGTTTCTGCCGGGTGCCGGTGAACTCACGGTCTTCTGTGCGGCGTTGTTCGGCGCGACGCTGGGTTTCCTGTGGTACAACACCCATCCGGCGCAGGTGTTCATGGGCGACACCGGCTCGCTGGCGCTCGGCAGTGCGCTGGGTGCGCTCGCGGTGTTGGTGAAGAAGGAACTGCTGCTGCCGATCATCGGCGGCATGTTCGTGGCGGAGAGCCTCTCCGTCATTTTGCAGGTGTGGTATTTCCGGCGCACCGGCGGCAAGCGCATCTTTCGCATGGCCCCGCTGCATCATCATTTCGAGCTGAAGGGTTGGAGCGAGCCGCAGGTGGTCGTGCGCTTCTGGATCATCGGCATTCTGCTCGCGCTGCTCACGCTGGCCACTTTCAAGGTGCGCTGA
- the ftsW gene encoding putative lipid II flippase FtsW, whose protein sequence is MARRPIDVLLLVAVLLLLLLSVYFVFTASSARAERLHQDSMFYLKRQLIRLLLGLLLGFLMMRLDYHHLLRLSPLVYLLGVALLVALLFAPESWTIRGSQRWFLIGPLQFQPSELAKYGLILYLAMNLAKPQLDIRQLGDGLMPQLLLAGVVVVAVALEPDMGTALIIAATVAAMLFLAGARWSHLFALFSSMVLAGLAFTARVAYQRGRIEAFVESLLGNAEPSWQVKQSLIGLGTGGLLGVGLGQSKQKLLFLPDPYTDFILAIIGEELGLLGTLTVVLLFLVILWRGFSIARQAPDNAGRLVAFGITCTLGLGAFVNMSVVTNLLPTTGIPLPFVSYGGTALIMNLIGVGILLNISTQGSGTSRPGRGLAKIPLARVQWYRDRKQSDG, encoded by the coding sequence ATGGCACGCCGTCCGATCGATGTCCTGCTGCTGGTTGCGGTGCTGCTGTTGCTGCTGCTCAGCGTCTATTTCGTGTTCACCGCCAGCTCGGCGCGGGCGGAGCGCCTGCACCAGGACAGCATGTTCTATCTCAAACGCCAGTTGATCCGCCTGCTGCTCGGCCTGCTGCTCGGTTTTCTGATGATGCGGCTCGATTACCATCACCTGCTGCGCCTGTCACCGCTGGTCTATTTGCTCGGCGTCGCGCTGCTGGTGGCACTGTTGTTTGCGCCCGAGTCCTGGACCATTCGTGGCTCGCAGCGCTGGTTCCTGATCGGCCCGCTGCAGTTTCAGCCCTCCGAGCTCGCCAAATATGGCTTGATTCTTTATCTCGCCATGAATCTCGCCAAGCCGCAGCTCGACATCCGCCAGCTCGGTGACGGGCTGATGCCGCAACTCCTGCTCGCCGGCGTGGTGGTGGTGGCCGTGGCGCTCGAACCGGATATGGGCACGGCGCTGATTATTGCGGCCACGGTGGCGGCCATGCTCTTTCTGGCCGGCGCCCGCTGGTCACATCTTTTCGCCCTGTTTTCCTCGATGGTGCTGGCAGGGCTGGCGTTCACGGCGCGTGTCGCCTATCAGCGCGGCCGCATCGAAGCTTTCGTGGAATCCCTGCTGGGCAATGCCGAACCCTCCTGGCAGGTGAAGCAATCGTTGATTGGCCTGGGCACCGGCGGCCTGCTGGGCGTGGGATTGGGCCAGAGCAAACAAAAGCTCCTGTTTCTGCCCGACCCCTACACCGATTTCATCCTGGCCATCATCGGAGAAGAGCTGGGATTGCTCGGAACACTGACGGTGGTGCTGCTGTTTTTGGTGATTCTCTGGCGCGGTTTCAGCATCGCGCGCCAGGCGCCGGATAACGCCGGCAGGCTGGTCGCCTTCGGCATCACCTGCACCCTCGGGTTGGGTGCTTTTGTGAACATGTCGGTGGTCACCAATCTGCTGCCCACCACCGGCATCCCGCTGCCGTTCGTGAGTTACGGCGGCACCGCGCTCATCATGAATTTGATCGGTGTCGGCATATTGCTCAACATCTCGACCCAGGGCAGCGGCACGAGCCGGCCGGGCCGTGGCCTGGCAAAAATTCCGTTGGCGCGTGTGCAGTGGTATCGTGACCGCAAGCAATCTGATGGCTGA
- the murG gene encoding undecaprenyldiphospho-muramoylpentapeptide beta-N-acetylglucosaminyltransferase gives MADSEPLRLVFAGGGTGGHLYPALALAEAFARQWPQVQTLFIGSAHGLESRVVPPLGHRLELIPVRGLLRKLTWSNLLVPVYLLQSVQRCRRLFRQFQPHLVIGTGGYVSGPALLAAWLRGTKFVIQEQNNYPGLVNRLLGRRAHAVFLSFEESRKYFPRQERVYVVGNPVRRQLRERTPSLRAAAARAWQLDAALTTLLVFGGSQGARRINQVMAELLPQLTGIDGLQVLWATGPAHFEQLAPLAAHTPRLRLVPYIEDMSLAYALADFVLCRAGASTIFELAACGLPAVLIPFPFATADHQTFNARAMVQAGAAVMIPERELRMETLLQTLRTLALDAGRRAEMAAAARRMARPHAADDIVALCLQLLQSAPAA, from the coding sequence ATGGCTGATTCTGAACCTTTGCGCCTGGTTTTCGCCGGCGGCGGCACCGGTGGCCATCTTTATCCCGCGCTGGCACTGGCCGAGGCCTTTGCCCGGCAGTGGCCACAGGTGCAAACGCTTTTCATCGGCTCGGCGCACGGCCTGGAGAGCCGCGTGGTGCCGCCGCTCGGCCATCGCCTGGAACTGATACCGGTGCGCGGTCTGCTGCGCAAGCTGACCTGGAGCAATCTTCTGGTGCCGGTCTATCTGCTGCAAAGCGTGCAGCGCTGCCGCAGGTTGTTTCGGCAATTTCAGCCGCATCTCGTCATTGGCACCGGCGGCTATGTCAGCGGGCCGGCCTTGCTGGCCGCCTGGCTGCGGGGAACAAAATTCGTGATTCAAGAACAGAACAATTATCCCGGCCTGGTCAACCGTCTGTTGGGCAGGCGTGCGCATGCCGTCTTTCTCAGCTTTGAAGAAAGCCGCAAATATTTTCCGCGGCAGGAGCGCGTGTATGTCGTCGGCAATCCTGTGCGCCGCCAGTTGCGCGAGCGCACACCGTCATTGCGCGCCGCCGCCGCCCGCGCCTGGCAGCTCGATGCGGCGCTTACCACCCTGCTGGTGTTTGGCGGCAGCCAGGGCGCCCGCCGGATCAATCAGGTCATGGCCGAGTTGCTGCCGCAATTGACCGGGATTGACGGGCTGCAAGTGTTGTGGGCTACCGGTCCCGCGCACTTCGAGCAACTTGCGCCGCTCGCCGCGCACACGCCACGTCTGCGTCTGGTGCCTTACATCGAGGACATGAGCCTGGCCTATGCCCTGGCGGATTTCGTGCTCTGCCGCGCCGGCGCCTCGACGATTTTCGAGCTGGCTGCCTGCGGCCTGCCGGCGGTGTTGATTCCGTTTCCGTTCGCCACCGCGGATCATCAAACTTTCAATGCCCGCGCGATGGTGCAGGCCGGCGCTGCCGTGATGATCCCGGAACGGGAGCTGCGTATGGAAACTCTGTTGCAGACGCTGCGCACGCTGGCACTGGATGCCGGCCGCCGTGCCGAGATGGCGGCGGCCGCCCGGCGGATGGCGCGGCCGCATGCAGCCGATGACATCGTTGCGCTCTGCCTGCAGTTGCTGCAGTCCGCTCCGGCCGCGTAA
- a CDS encoding FtsQ-type POTRA domain-containing protein, whose product MAVKRYGKSFFFATTVMLSGLHVQNWVAHDASFHVQQVVVKGNVLLSTETIIKTAQVPQGERTFRINVSEIEARLATLPFVQEVQVSRVYPATVTIWVKEQEPVALLNHKGLWPLAADGEVLPQVEAGVRLDLPVVTGAALDPASQGRRLTAAGVQLCDFIRTLRQHNPLMYHDISEFHLQPEGGLILYLYSYGVPVYVGRQDWFERCERLDTVLRQLPAHGGRLAAIDLRFENQVVTRVAG is encoded by the coding sequence ATGGCAGTAAAACGCTATGGCAAATCCTTCTTCTTTGCCACCACTGTCATGCTCAGCGGTCTGCATGTGCAGAACTGGGTGGCCCACGACGCCAGCTTTCACGTGCAGCAAGTGGTGGTGAAGGGCAATGTGTTGCTGAGCACGGAGACAATCATCAAAACGGCGCAGGTGCCGCAGGGCGAGCGCACTTTCCGCATCAATGTCAGTGAAATCGAAGCACGCCTGGCGACCCTGCCCTTCGTGCAGGAAGTGCAGGTCAGCCGCGTTTATCCCGCGACCGTCACGATCTGGGTGAAGGAACAAGAGCCGGTGGCGCTGCTCAACCACAAGGGTTTGTGGCCGCTCGCCGCTGATGGCGAAGTGCTGCCACAGGTGGAAGCCGGCGTCCGCCTGGATTTGCCGGTGGTCACGGGCGCGGCGCTGGATCCGGCGAGCCAGGGCAGGCGGTTGACAGCCGCCGGGGTGCAATTGTGCGACTTCATCCGCACCCTGCGCCAGCACAATCCGCTCATGTATCACGACATCTCCGAATTCCACTTGCAGCCAGAGGGCGGGTTGATTTTGTATCTCTATTCCTACGGGGTGCCGGTTTATGTGGGCCGCCAGGACTGGTTCGAACGCTGTGAGCGTCTGGACACCGTGCTGCGGCAATTGCCGGCACACGGCGGCCGGCTGGCTGCCATTGATCTGCGTTTTGAGAATCAAGTTGTGACGAGAGTTGCGGGATAA
- the ftsA gene encoding cell division protein FtsA → MVLDYICALDIGTTKICALIAEVDEHGQLKIIGMGTTPSEGLRRGVVINLERTIQSILRAKDEAERMAGVEIQAVYTGIAGDHIRSINGRGVVAVTGEDHVITVEDKRRVIDAAKAVALPFDREIIHILPQAFIVDDQRGIDDPVGMSGVRLEAEVHIVTGAVTSAQNICRCIERAGMVVQDLVLEPLASSYATLTDDEKNLGVALLDIGGGTTDIAMFYEGCIRHTAIVGLGGKNITNDLAHGLRTPIDRAELLKIAHGAAMHLDNERDETIEVFGVGGRPPRKVSRQVLIDIIQPRVEEILELTLNELKKSDYFKLMTAGAVLTGGCAMLPGIIELAESIFDMPVKLGVPNTVNSVTAEVNKPNHATGVGLILYGYQHKAEAEGLASPNETHLFDKIADRMKRWFGVVNRAA, encoded by the coding sequence ATGGTACTCGATTACATCTGCGCGCTGGATATTGGCACCACCAAAATTTGCGCGCTCATTGCCGAGGTGGACGAGCACGGCCAGCTCAAGATCATCGGCATGGGAACCACGCCCTCGGAGGGCCTGCGCCGCGGCGTCGTGATCAATCTCGAGCGCACGATTCAATCGATTCTGCGCGCCAAGGACGAGGCCGAACGCATGGCCGGCGTGGAGATTCAGGCGGTGTACACCGGCATTGCCGGCGATCACATCCGCAGCATCAACGGCCGCGGCGTGGTGGCGGTCACCGGTGAAGATCACGTCATCACCGTCGAAGACAAGCGCCGGGTGATCGACGCCGCCAAGGCCGTGGCCCTGCCCTTTGACCGCGAGATCATTCACATTCTGCCACAGGCCTTCATCGTCGATGACCAGCGCGGCATCGATGATCCCGTCGGCATGAGCGGCGTGCGCCTGGAGGCCGAGGTGCACATCGTCACCGGCGCGGTGACCTCCGCGCAAAACATCTGCCGGTGCATCGAGCGCGCCGGCATGGTGGTGCAGGATCTCGTGCTGGAACCGCTCGCCTCCAGCTATGCCACGCTCACCGACGATGAAAAGAACCTGGGCGTGGCCCTGCTCGACATCGGCGGCGGCACCACCGACATCGCGATGTTCTACGAAGGCTGCATCCGCCACACCGCCATCGTCGGCCTGGGCGGCAAGAACATCACCAACGATCTGGCACACGGCCTGCGCACCCCCATCGACCGTGCCGAGCTGCTCAAAATCGCGCACGGCGCGGCCATGCACCTGGACAACGAGCGTGACGAGACCATCGAGGTGTTTGGCGTCGGCGGCCGGCCGCCGCGCAAGGTCTCGCGTCAGGTGTTGATCGACATCATTCAGCCGCGCGTCGAGGAAATTCTGGAGCTCACGCTCAACGAGCTGAAAAAATCCGATTACTTCAAACTCATGACCGCGGGCGCCGTCCTGACCGGCGGCTGCGCCATGCTCCCCGGCATCATCGAACTGGCGGAGTCGATCTTTGACATGCCGGTCAAACTCGGGGTGCCCAATACCGTGAACTCGGTCACCGCTGAAGTCAACAAGCCGAATCATGCCACCGGCGTGGGGTTGATCCTGTACGGCTACCAGCACAAAGCCGAAGCCGAGGGTCTGGCCAGCCCGAATGAGACGCACTTGTTCGACAAGATTGCCGATCGCATGAAGCGGTGGTTTGGTGTCGTCAATCGTGCGGCCTGA
- the ftsZ gene encoding cell division protein FtsZ, giving the protein MNLRLNFDEGSLMAARMKVVGVGGAGCNAVNRMIAAGLTGVDFVAINTDVQALDTSKSTHRIQIGKTTTRGLGAGADPEIGRKAIEEDREAVAEILEGCDMVFVTCGMGGGTGTGAAPIVAEIAKDLGALTVAIVTKPFAFEGNKRWKRAEEGLMEMKQRVDTMIVIPNQRLLAVVPKGTPLVEAFRQADEVLLHATKGISDLITIPGLINLDFADVRTVMSEMGDALMGAGVANGDERAIRAAQQAISSPLLEDVSIAGALGVLVNITGGPDLTLHEVNDAASVISEAAGSEANVIFGAVIDDNMHDDVRVTVIATGFRNNGRSASTGRQNRLPRFIDTTVRELDIPTYQRREKNGHNGHAEPIIRPLEEEYVPVPEPPADYDVPAFLRKKMG; this is encoded by the coding sequence ATGAATCTACGATTGAATTTCGACGAGGGCAGCTTGATGGCGGCACGCATGAAAGTGGTCGGCGTTGGCGGCGCCGGTTGCAATGCCGTCAATCGTATGATTGCCGCGGGCTTGACCGGCGTTGATTTTGTCGCCATCAACACGGATGTGCAGGCGCTCGACACCTCCAAGTCCACCCACCGGATCCAAATCGGTAAAACCACCACCCGTGGTCTGGGCGCCGGTGCGGATCCCGAAATCGGCCGCAAAGCCATCGAGGAAGACCGCGAAGCGGTCGCGGAAATTCTCGAGGGCTGCGACATGGTGTTCGTCACCTGCGGCATGGGCGGCGGCACCGGCACCGGCGCCGCTCCGATCGTCGCGGAGATCGCCAAAGATCTCGGCGCGCTCACCGTTGCCATCGTCACCAAGCCGTTCGCCTTCGAGGGCAACAAACGCTGGAAACGCGCGGAAGAAGGCCTGATGGAGATGAAGCAGCGGGTGGACACCATGATCGTCATTCCCAACCAGCGCCTGCTCGCGGTGGTGCCCAAAGGCACGCCCCTGGTGGAAGCCTTTCGCCAGGCCGACGAGGTGTTGCTGCATGCCACCAAGGGCATCTCCGATTTGATCACCATTCCGGGTCTGATCAATCTCGACTTCGCCGACGTGCGCACCGTGATGAGCGAGATGGGCGATGCCCTCATGGGCGCCGGCGTTGCCAACGGCGACGAACGCGCGATTCGCGCGGCCCAGCAGGCCATTTCCAGCCCCTTGCTCGAAGACGTGTCGATTGCAGGCGCCCTCGGCGTGCTGGTCAACATCACCGGCGGCCCGGATTTGACCCTGCACGAAGTCAATGATGCCGCCAGCGTCATCTCCGAAGCTGCCGGCAGTGAGGCCAACGTCATCTTCGGCGCGGTGATCGATGACAACATGCACGATGACGTGCGTGTCACAGTTATCGCCACCGGCTTCCGCAACAACGGCCGGAGCGCGAGCACCGGCCGGCAAAACCGGCTGCCGCGTTTCATCGATACCACCGTCAGGGAACTCGACATTCCAACCTACCAGCGCCGCGAAAAAAACGGCCACAACGGCCATGCCGAGCCGATTATCCGGCCGCTGGAGGAAGAATACGTGCCGGTACCGGAACCCCCCGCTGATTATGACGTGCCGGCATTTCTGCGAAAAAAAATGGGATGA
- the mgrA gene encoding L-glyceraldehyde 3-phosphate reductase, producing the protein MPAQPNPHRYQEMTYRRCGRSGLKLPAISLGLWHNAGDVDPLENTRALVRLAFDHGITHFDLANNYGPPPGSAERNFGRILKEDLAAHRDEMIISTKAGYLMWPGPYGEWGSRKHLLASLDQSLQRMGLEYVDIFYSHRPDPETPLEETMMALAHAVRQGKALYVGISNYNTEQTRRAIEMLRALGTPCLIHQPVYNMFNRWVEESLLALLAEQGVGCIPFSPLAQGLLSSRYLSGIPADSRAARPTGFLRKEQVTAEKIEKAKKLNELAQQRGQTLAQMALAWILRQPAVTAVLIGASRPEQLQENLLALQNLNFSTTELQAIDAILA; encoded by the coding sequence ATGCCCGCACAACCGAATCCCCATCGCTATCAAGAAATGACCTATCGCCGCTGCGGCCGCAGCGGCCTGAAGCTGCCCGCGATTTCTCTCGGCCTGTGGCACAACGCCGGCGATGTCGATCCGCTGGAAAACACCCGTGCGCTGGTGCGGCTGGCATTTGACCACGGCATCACGCATTTCGACCTGGCCAACAACTACGGCCCGCCGCCGGGTTCCGCCGAGCGCAACTTCGGCAGAATTCTCAAAGAAGATCTCGCCGCCCATCGCGACGAGATGATCATTTCCACCAAGGCCGGCTACCTCATGTGGCCGGGCCCCTATGGCGAGTGGGGCTCGCGCAAGCATCTGCTGGCAAGCCTCGATCAGAGCCTCCAGCGCATGGGCCTGGAGTACGTCGATATTTTCTACAGCCACCGCCCGGATCCCGAAACCCCACTGGAAGAAACCATGATGGCACTGGCTCACGCCGTGCGCCAGGGCAAGGCACTGTACGTCGGCATCTCCAACTACAACACCGAGCAAACCCGCCGCGCGATCGAAATGCTGCGCGCCCTCGGCACCCCGTGTTTGATTCACCAGCCGGTGTACAACATGTTCAATCGCTGGGTGGAGGAAAGCCTGCTCGCACTGCTGGCGGAGCAGGGCGTCGGCTGCATTCCCTTTTCGCCGCTGGCCCAGGGTCTGCTCAGCTCGCGCTATTTGTCCGGCATTCCTGCGGATTCCCGCGCCGCCAGACCCACGGGCTTTTTGCGCAAGGAGCAAGTCACTGCCGAAAAAATCGAAAAAGCGAAAAAGCTGAATGAACTGGCGCAGCAACGCGGCCAGACGCTGGCGCAAATGGCGCTGGCGTGGATTCTGCGCCAACCGGCGGTGACCGCGGTGCTCATCGGCGCCAGCCGGCCGGAACAGTTGCAGGAGAATCTCCTCGCCCTGCAAAATCTCAACTTCTCCACCACAGAATTGCAGGCGATCGATGCGATCCTGGCGTGA
- a CDS encoding glycoside hydrolase family 2 protein translates to MQLDQGWQFRQAGAEKWHPAQVPGEVHTDLLRQGLIADPFYRDNEGKLQWIGKTDWEYQTRFTLPTSLWQHENLDLVFPGLDTYADVFVNDSRLLCADNMFREWRVPCKSRLRPGENTLRVYFRSPITTVLPRMARLPYQRPASNDQGEKTSPYTRKAPYHFGWDWGPRFVTCGIWQPVRLEAWDGARLVDWHIIQNQLTEKSARLTAAFEIHATRPQQVEIRIASAENAFAPQTIRCELTPGVQTHRLDFTIANPRLWWPNGMGEQPLYTVHAQLRAGGKRLGEVVRRIGLRTVELWQQPDAWGRSFEFVVNGVPVFAKGGNWIPADNFLNRVDAARYAHLLHSVKEANMNMLRVWGGGIYENEKFYELCDELGLMVWQDFMFACSMYPAQPADLANLEQEAIHQVKRLRNHPSLVLWCGNNEVEVAWKGWGWQQQYPDSLWQDYLKIFHDVLPKVCATHDPTRPYWPSSPTSYNQEDWPGSPNSGDMHYWGVWHGAAPFTAYLQQTPRFMSEYGFQSFPQFATVRQFALPEDYDLASPVMLTHQKHSRGNELIRTYMLREFPEPKDFAAFLYLSQIVQADGLKLGTEHLRRLRPRCMGALYWQINDCWPVASWSSIDYYGRWKALHYFARRFFSPILVSPHLDSTKVDVYLVSDERAPMAATLHLSLIEFNGRVLRQEEKPVWVRASSSANYFTCDKREWLPAGEENRAFLLAELRAANGEVLSSNTLLFKPVKDLRLPSPQIRTQVTAAANGFQITLAADQFASHVFLTTDACEGFFTDNYFHLVPGRPVTVAFQTKESITPADFERSLQVSSLTDAFAAPLARPE, encoded by the coding sequence ATGCAACTCGATCAAGGCTGGCAGTTCCGGCAGGCTGGTGCGGAGAAATGGCACCCCGCGCAGGTGCCGGGTGAGGTGCACACCGATCTGCTGCGCCAGGGTTTGATTGCAGACCCGTTCTATCGTGATAACGAGGGCAAATTGCAGTGGATCGGCAAAACCGACTGGGAATATCAGACTCGCTTCACGCTTCCCACCAGCCTGTGGCAGCACGAAAACCTCGATCTGGTGTTCCCGGGATTGGACACCTACGCCGACGTCTTTGTGAATGACTCACGGCTTCTGTGTGCGGACAACATGTTCCGCGAGTGGCGTGTGCCCTGCAAATCCCGCCTGCGCCCCGGCGAAAACACGCTGCGCGTGTATTTCCGCTCGCCCATCACCACCGTACTGCCGCGCATGGCACGCCTGCCCTATCAACGACCCGCCTCCAACGATCAGGGCGAGAAGACCAGCCCCTACACCCGCAAGGCGCCCTATCATTTTGGCTGGGATTGGGGCCCGCGCTTTGTCACCTGTGGAATCTGGCAGCCCGTGCGGCTGGAGGCCTGGGATGGCGCCCGCCTGGTTGATTGGCATATCATCCAAAATCAACTCACCGAAAAGAGTGCACGGCTCACCGCGGCGTTCGAGATTCATGCCACGCGGCCGCAACAGGTCGAGATCAGAATTGCCTCGGCAGAGAACGCTTTTGCGCCGCAGACCATCCGTTGCGAGCTGACCCCCGGCGTGCAAACGCACCGTCTGGACTTCACCATTGCGAACCCGCGGCTGTGGTGGCCCAACGGCATGGGTGAGCAACCGTTGTACACGGTTCACGCACAGTTGCGGGCAGGCGGCAAACGCCTCGGCGAGGTGGTCCGCCGCATCGGCCTGCGCACGGTGGAGTTGTGGCAGCAGCCCGATGCCTGGGGCCGCAGTTTCGAATTCGTCGTCAATGGTGTGCCGGTTTTTGCCAAGGGCGGCAACTGGATTCCCGCCGACAATTTCCTGAATCGCGTCGATGCGGCGCGCTATGCGCATTTGCTGCACTCTGTGAAAGAGGCCAACATGAACATGCTGCGGGTGTGGGGCGGCGGCATCTACGAAAACGAAAAATTTTATGAGCTGTGCGATGAACTGGGCCTGATGGTGTGGCAGGATTTCATGTTTGCCTGTTCGATGTATCCGGCACAACCGGCGGACCTGGCCAACCTCGAGCAGGAAGCGATTCATCAGGTGAAGCGGCTGCGCAATCATCCCAGCCTCGTGTTGTGGTGCGGCAACAACGAAGTCGAAGTCGCCTGGAAGGGCTGGGGCTGGCAGCAACAATATCCCGACTCGCTGTGGCAGGATTATCTGAAAATTTTCCATGACGTGTTGCCCAAAGTGTGCGCCACCCATGACCCCACGCGGCCCTACTGGCCCAGTTCGCCGACCTCCTACAACCAGGAAGACTGGCCCGGCTCGCCCAATTCTGGTGACATGCATTATTGGGGCGTGTGGCACGGCGCCGCGCCCTTCACCGCCTATTTGCAGCAAACCCCGCGCTTCATGAGCGAATACGGCTTCCAATCCTTCCCGCAGTTCGCGACGGTCAGGCAATTCGCGCTCCCGGAGGATTACGATCTGGCTTCACCGGTGATGCTGACCCACCAAAAACACAGCCGCGGCAATGAACTGATCCGCACCTACATGCTGCGCGAGTTTCCCGAACCCAAAGATTTTGCGGCTTTTTTGTACCTCAGTCAGATCGTGCAGGCCGATGGCCTCAAGCTCGGCACGGAACATCTGCGCCGGCTGCGCCCGCGTTGCATGGGCGCGCTGTACTGGCAGATCAACGATTGCTGGCCGGTGGCTTCGTGGTCCTCGATCGATTATTACGGCCGGTGGAAGGCACTGCATTACTTCGCCCGCCGCTTCTTCAGTCCGATTCTCGTCAGCCCGCACCTTGACAGCACAAAAGTCGACGTATATCTCGTTTCGGACGAGCGCGCGCCGATGGCGGCAACGCTGCATCTCAGCCTGATCGAATTCAACGGCCGGGTTTTGCGGCAGGAGGAAAAGCCGGTGTGGGTGAGAGCCTCGAGCAGCGCGAACTACTTCACCTGTGACAAACGGGAATGGCTGCCGGCCGGGGAGGAAAACCGCGCCTTCCTGCTTGCCGAGCTGCGCGCCGCCAACGGGGAAGTCCTGTCATCGAACACGCTGCTTTTCAAGCCGGTGAAGGACCTGCGGCTGCCCTCGCCGCAAATCCGCACGCAGGTGACTGCGGCCGCGAACGGCTTTCAAATCACGCTGGCCGCGGATCAATTTGCCAGCCATGTCTTCCTCACCACGGATGCGTGTGAGGGATTTTTCACCGACAACTATTTTCATCTCGTGCCGGGGCGGCCGGTGACCGTCGCGTTTCAAACCAAGGAAAGCATCACACCGGCCGATTTCGAGCGCAGCCTGCAGGTGAGCTCGCTGACTGACGCCTTTGC